A stretch of Paenibacillus peoriae DNA encodes these proteins:
- a CDS encoding glycosyltransferase family 4 protein — MIRKILYLRNFASKVNGDSYNLQEVGLGKALVRKGYDCDIVYYNDRKETHLEQVYRHEGCTLRIIWLHGFKFLSNSIYRDVLKDSFLDAYSLVITTEYNQIMTYLLSRKCPDKLALYHGPYRDNTHALIRKLYDIMLLPKVAKSLRRTYVKSDLAKRYLENKGFDNVVTIGVGLDRSKVERASDSDTSNKSDNISGEREENREVANELRRIGDRPVLLYVGVLEERRNIRFMLSTFKRVLQKHPSCLLLMVGDGRKTDTDRYWTYAHELGITDSIIHFSRVEQRHLWQVYGAADVMLFPTQYDIFGMVLLESMLFRVPIISSVNGGSVTLIEDGVSGVMLRSFSEEEWSGRIDDLLDNAELRRSMAEKAFLTVERMSWDRIADEIVSHQGIKPRSSNHAMQSTQERGATT; from the coding sequence ATGATTCGAAAAATATTGTATCTCCGCAATTTTGCCAGCAAGGTGAACGGGGACTCATACAATTTACAGGAAGTCGGTTTGGGCAAAGCACTCGTTCGAAAAGGCTATGATTGCGACATTGTTTACTACAACGATCGTAAGGAAACCCATCTGGAACAGGTCTACCGTCACGAAGGATGCACCTTGCGTATTATCTGGCTCCACGGGTTTAAGTTCCTAAGCAACAGCATCTACAGAGATGTTCTCAAAGATTCTTTTCTGGATGCTTATAGTCTGGTCATTACTACAGAATACAACCAGATCATGACCTATCTGCTTTCCCGCAAATGTCCTGATAAGCTGGCGTTGTATCACGGCCCATACCGAGATAACACGCACGCGCTGATCCGCAAACTGTACGATATTATGCTGCTGCCGAAGGTAGCAAAATCTCTACGCCGTACCTATGTCAAATCCGATCTTGCCAAGCGCTATTTGGAGAATAAAGGTTTTGACAACGTGGTTACGATTGGAGTCGGATTGGATCGCAGTAAAGTAGAGAGAGCATCCGACAGTGACACCAGTAATAAAAGTGACAACATAAGCGGAGAGCGTGAGGAAAACCGTGAGGTCGCGAATGAGCTACGTCGAATCGGAGATCGTCCGGTGCTTTTGTATGTTGGTGTACTGGAGGAACGGAGAAATATACGTTTTATGCTGAGTACGTTCAAAAGGGTACTCCAAAAGCATCCTAGCTGTCTTTTGTTAATGGTCGGGGATGGACGGAAGACGGACACAGACCGCTATTGGACATATGCTCATGAACTGGGAATAACGGACAGTATTATACATTTTTCAAGAGTGGAGCAACGTCATCTGTGGCAAGTTTACGGAGCGGCGGATGTGATGCTGTTTCCGACCCAATACGATATTTTTGGTATGGTGCTGCTGGAAAGCATGCTGTTTCGCGTTCCGATTATCTCTTCGGTAAACGGGGGCTCGGTTACCTTGATTGAGGACGGAGTGAGCGGAGTGATGCTGAGAAGCTTTTCAGAAGAGGAATGGTCTGGTCGAATAGACGATTTGCTGGATAATGCTGAGCTGAGACGAAGTATGGCGGAGAAGGCCTTCCTTACGGTCGAGCGTATGTCGTGGGATCGCATTGCGGATGAAATCGTAAGCCATCAAGGGATCAAGCCCAGAAGTTCGAACCACGCTATGCAATCAACGCAGGAAAGAGGGGCAACCACGTGA
- a CDS encoding glycosyltransferase family 4 protein — MSQQVSRQMSPPVSKVLIIHNFYQQSGGEDKVVEQESAMLRSRGIETEHYYVHNDSIQSRGLANMAKLAVEAAWSLPEFKRIKKLLLQVKPDVVHVHNFFPVISPSVYHACERLGIPVVQTLHNYRLICPAATFMRGNKVCEKCLHGTLLHSIRHGCYRGSQLQTIPVAAMIKFNDLIGTWQHKVSRYIALTEFARDKFAESGIPLDRIAVKPNFVHHKTVKTQYDPNDRYLLFVGRISAEKGVRNLLQAWSQLEDRGGLRLVIIGDGPEKAELTAAYPQEDVRFLGKQDGDTVLDCMSRAMYVMVPSIWYEGFPMTIVESFSVGTPVLCSRLGALEEVVEDGVTGFHFQHDDLENIKTVIRCAVAYENYAVMRQKVSENYAARYTEEVNVKQLMAIYSEAMEEHDYEAAAPI; from the coding sequence GTGAGCCAACAGGTCAGCAGACAGATGAGCCCTCCTGTGAGCAAGGTGCTGATCATCCATAACTTTTATCAGCAAAGCGGGGGAGAAGACAAGGTTGTCGAGCAAGAATCAGCTATGCTGCGTTCCAGAGGAATAGAGACAGAGCATTACTATGTGCACAACGACAGCATTCAAAGCAGAGGGCTAGCGAACATGGCAAAGCTGGCGGTAGAGGCGGCATGGTCTCTGCCGGAATTCAAAAGAATCAAGAAGCTGCTTTTACAGGTGAAGCCAGATGTGGTACATGTGCATAATTTTTTTCCGGTTATATCCCCTTCGGTCTATCATGCTTGTGAACGGCTGGGGATTCCGGTTGTCCAGACACTGCATAATTACAGGCTGATTTGTCCGGCGGCAACCTTTATGCGAGGGAATAAGGTTTGTGAAAAATGTCTGCACGGCACGCTGCTGCATTCCATCCGTCATGGATGCTATCGAGGTTCACAGCTTCAGACGATTCCGGTAGCGGCGATGATTAAGTTCAACGATCTGATCGGCACATGGCAGCACAAGGTAAGTCGCTATATCGCGCTGACAGAGTTTGCACGGGACAAATTTGCCGAAAGCGGTATTCCACTGGATCGTATCGCGGTAAAGCCAAATTTTGTCCATCATAAAACAGTGAAAACCCAATATGACCCGAATGATCGTTATTTATTGTTCGTGGGACGGATTTCAGCTGAAAAAGGGGTTCGCAATCTGCTGCAAGCTTGGTCACAGTTGGAAGATCGGGGGGGATTGAGACTGGTCATCATTGGAGATGGTCCGGAAAAGGCTGAATTGACCGCTGCTTATCCACAGGAAGATGTTCGGTTTCTCGGTAAGCAGGATGGAGACACGGTACTGGATTGCATGAGCCGGGCCATGTATGTCATGGTGCCTTCCATTTGGTATGAAGGATTTCCCATGACCATTGTAGAGTCTTTTTCTGTTGGAACTCCGGTATTATGCAGCCGGCTCGGCGCACTGGAGGAAGTCGTGGAGGACGGGGTGACGGGTTTCCATTTTCAACATGATGATTTGGAAAATATAAAGACCGTGATTCGCTGTGCAGTAGCCTATGAAAACTATGCAGTTATGAGACAGAAGGTGTCGGAAAACTACGCTGCACGCTATACGGAAGAAGTGAATGTGAAGCAGCTGATGGCGATATATAGCGAGGCGATGGAGGAGCATGATTATGAAGCAGCTGCCCCAATATAG
- a CDS encoding WecB/TagA/CpsF family glycosyltransferase translates to MKQLPQYRVGRIADADIAALTFQETVHMLEQWAVERKDGYVCICNTHSIVTAGNHSEFHEALTQADLCTPDGMPLVWALKLYGFEHQDRVDGPSLMLKLCERAPQTKVSMYFYGSTPDTLDSLKERVRQDYPGIRIAGSFSPPFRELHPDEEERIIDEINASGAHIIFVSLGCPKQEIWMHRNKDRIRGVMIGVGAAFDYITGKVRRPPLAVQKLGLEWLYRLICEPKRLWKRYAYNNPIYVYRFLKSYRQNKRLTLYQNRLAGRDIEK, encoded by the coding sequence ATGAAGCAGCTGCCCCAATATAGAGTCGGAAGGATTGCGGATGCAGATATTGCAGCACTTACGTTTCAGGAGACGGTACACATGCTGGAACAATGGGCAGTCGAACGAAAGGACGGCTATGTTTGTATTTGCAACACGCATTCCATTGTCACAGCCGGGAATCATTCCGAGTTCCACGAAGCGCTCACTCAAGCAGATCTGTGTACTCCGGACGGTATGCCGTTGGTATGGGCGCTCAAGCTGTACGGATTTGAGCATCAGGATCGGGTAGATGGTCCCAGTCTGATGCTCAAGTTGTGCGAACGTGCGCCACAGACGAAGGTGAGTATGTATTTTTACGGCAGTACGCCGGATACGCTGGATAGCTTAAAAGAAAGAGTAAGACAGGATTACCCCGGGATCCGCATCGCGGGCAGCTTTTCACCGCCATTTCGTGAGCTTCACCCAGATGAGGAGGAGCGGATCATTGATGAAATCAATGCGTCCGGGGCGCATATCATATTCGTCAGCTTAGGCTGCCCGAAGCAGGAAATATGGATGCATCGAAACAAAGACCGCATCCGTGGCGTGATGATTGGAGTAGGGGCGGCCTTTGACTATATCACTGGAAAGGTTCGCAGACCGCCGCTAGCGGTACAAAAGCTGGGGCTGGAGTGGCTGTATCGTCTGATCTGCGAACCGAAGCGATTATGGAAGAGGTATGCCTACAACAATCCGATATATGTATACCGTTTTCTAAAATCTTATCGGCAAAACAAACGGCTTACGCTTTATCAAAATCGGCTTGCAGGAAGAGATATAGAGAAGTGA
- a CDS encoding UDP-glucose dehydrogenase family protein, whose amino-acid sequence MKLCVIGAGYVGLVSGVCFAALGNTVVCVDQNEDKILQLRAGGVPIYEPGLKALIKDNVEQGRLSFTTDTAASVEAAEIVILAVGTPSLPGGEANLSYIEEAACEVADAMNGYKVIVTKSTVPVGTNERIQNWIASRTNYSFGVASVPEFLREGSAVLDTLQPDRIIIGASDPHVSAVLTTLHEPLTTNIVTTDIRSAEMIKYASNAFLATKISFINEIANICEKVGADVTRVAHGMGLDQRIGSSFLSAGIGYGGSCFPKDTQALIQIAGNVDYEFKLLKSVVEVNQGQRFNVIRKLKEALGDLEGATIGIWGLAFKPNTDDVRDAPALDIMQSLLEAGAQIRAYDPIATANFRRLLDSSEVTWADSAREAAEGCDALCLLTEWEEFGEIGLGELNELMKYPIMIDGRNVYSEEQIRQSVFAYYSVGRPQMNNLDVDRHQSVVNP is encoded by the coding sequence TTGAAGCTATGTGTAATAGGTGCGGGGTATGTGGGGCTGGTGTCGGGGGTCTGTTTTGCCGCACTCGGGAATACCGTCGTCTGTGTAGATCAGAATGAGGACAAAATTCTTCAGCTGCGTGCAGGTGGGGTGCCGATTTATGAACCGGGATTAAAGGCTCTAATTAAAGATAATGTAGAACAAGGCCGACTAAGCTTTACAACAGATACGGCAGCTTCGGTAGAGGCGGCTGAAATTGTTATTTTGGCGGTCGGCACGCCTTCACTGCCGGGCGGGGAAGCGAACCTGTCCTATATTGAAGAAGCAGCCTGCGAGGTGGCAGACGCCATGAATGGCTACAAAGTCATTGTCACCAAAAGCACGGTGCCTGTCGGAACGAACGAACGCATTCAAAATTGGATTGCGAGCCGCACAAACTATTCTTTTGGTGTGGCTTCGGTTCCTGAATTTTTGCGCGAAGGTTCAGCAGTCCTAGACACCTTACAGCCAGATCGAATCATCATCGGGGCTTCCGATCCGCATGTGTCCGCAGTGCTCACTACACTGCACGAGCCGTTGACGACAAATATCGTAACCACAGATATCCGTTCGGCGGAGATGATCAAGTATGCGTCGAATGCTTTTTTGGCGACCAAAATTTCGTTTATTAATGAGATTGCAAATATTTGCGAAAAGGTGGGCGCAGACGTTACACGTGTGGCACACGGTATGGGGCTGGATCAGCGGATCGGCTCCTCCTTTTTGTCAGCAGGTATCGGCTATGGGGGTTCCTGTTTCCCAAAGGATACACAAGCTCTAATCCAAATTGCAGGCAACGTGGACTATGAATTCAAGCTGCTGAAATCTGTGGTGGAAGTGAATCAGGGTCAACGCTTTAACGTGATTCGTAAGCTGAAAGAGGCGCTGGGTGATCTGGAAGGAGCAACGATTGGTATATGGGGACTGGCCTTTAAACCGAATACAGATGACGTAAGAGATGCCCCGGCGCTGGATATTATGCAGTCGCTGCTGGAGGCAGGGGCGCAAATCCGTGCATATGACCCGATCGCTACCGCTAACTTCCGCAGACTGCTGGACAGCTCGGAAGTAACGTGGGCAGATAGCGCACGGGAAGCAGCAGAGGGATGCGACGCACTGTGTCTATTGACGGAATGGGAGGAGTTTGGTGAAATCGGGCTGGGTGAGCTGAATGAGCTTATGAAGTATCCTATTATGATCGATGGACGCAATGTGTATAGCGAGGAGCAAATCAGACAATCCGTCTTTGCATACTATTCTGTCGGTAGGCCACAGATGAACAATCTGGATGTAGATCGTCATCAGTCTGTAGTAAATCCGTAA
- a CDS encoding LCP family protein, with the protein MKRWLKITLGAAALLVIGATAYTAYVYHSFKTAANAMYHPRSIVQPGAVSTLATGGAGRSVDTDSGSITPNPAAISQFKPFTVLVLGVDRRSHDPGRSDTMIVLSVNPAEGSMLMFNIPRDTRTELIGRGREDKINHAFAFGGVDMSIRTVEHFLNYPIDYYVQMNMEGFAKMVDLVGGVEVHNPLDFQYEGHHFAQGNLNLSGAEALAYARMRFDDPRGDLGRNARQRELLKQILAQSISKEGLLRVKPILEAAGEQIRTDITFDDMTTFLTRIGPSLKQTDTVELKGHGRKINGVYYYMVDEQERQRIHGVLEKHMLTTTISP; encoded by the coding sequence ATGAAACGGTGGCTGAAGATAACATTGGGGGCTGCGGCGTTATTGGTCATAGGGGCTACTGCCTACACCGCTTATGTGTATCATTCTTTTAAAACAGCGGCGAATGCGATGTATCATCCGCGCAGCATCGTGCAGCCTGGGGCGGTTTCTACCCTTGCAACGGGCGGAGCAGGGCGATCCGTAGATACAGACTCTGGATCAATTACACCCAATCCGGCAGCCATCTCCCAGTTCAAGCCGTTCACCGTGCTGGTGCTGGGCGTAGATCGGCGGTCTCACGATCCAGGACGATCGGATACGATGATCGTCTTGTCTGTTAACCCTGCCGAAGGCTCTATGTTGATGTTCAACATTCCGCGCGATACGCGAACAGAGTTGATCGGTAGGGGGCGTGAGGACAAAATCAATCACGCTTTTGCTTTTGGGGGCGTGGATATGTCGATCCGTACGGTAGAACATTTTTTGAACTATCCGATAGATTACTATGTACAGATGAACATGGAAGGGTTTGCGAAAATGGTGGACCTTGTGGGGGGAGTCGAGGTTCATAATCCACTTGATTTTCAATATGAGGGTCATCATTTTGCACAGGGTAATTTGAACTTGAGCGGGGCTGAGGCGTTGGCCTACGCCCGTATGCGTTTCGATGATCCACGTGGGGATCTCGGAAGAAATGCTCGCCAGCGGGAGCTACTCAAGCAAATTCTTGCCCAGTCCATCAGCAAGGAAGGGCTGTTGAGGGTAAAACCGATACTGGAGGCAGCGGGGGAGCAGATTCGCACAGACATTACCTTTGACGATATGACCACCTTCCTGACCCGGATCGGTCCGTCCCTCAAGCAGACGGATACCGTTGAACTGAAGGGACATGGGCGTAAAATCAACGGGGTGTATTATTACATGGTGGATGAACAGGAACGCCAGCGTATCCATGGAGTGCTGGAGAAGCATATGCTTACCACTACCATATCGCCTTAG